In Streptomyces sp. NBC_00448, the following are encoded in one genomic region:
- a CDS encoding GNAT family N-acetyltransferase: protein MSPAIEVLAPAEVDRLKSLWGQLLAHHSREAAHLAALGAVRSPEESWHLRRGQYLDWLREPLAAILVARDGDRLLGYACVRVVDAPGSWQWGDRVGVLETLVVDDEARGAGIGQALVGAVRTRLAGSGVQVMKISVIAGNAGALRFYQREGAVDFVRTLVMPVPG from the coding sequence ATGTCTCCCGCGATCGAGGTCCTGGCCCCTGCCGAGGTGGACCGCCTGAAGAGCCTGTGGGGGCAACTCCTGGCCCACCACAGTCGCGAGGCGGCACACCTGGCGGCCCTCGGCGCGGTGCGCTCGCCCGAGGAGTCCTGGCACCTGCGGCGGGGACAGTACCTCGACTGGCTACGGGAACCGCTCGCCGCGATCCTGGTCGCCCGCGACGGGGACCGCCTGCTGGGCTACGCGTGCGTGCGGGTGGTCGACGCTCCGGGGTCCTGGCAGTGGGGGGACCGGGTCGGCGTGCTGGAGACGCTCGTGGTCGACGACGAGGCGCGCGGCGCCGGGATCGGTCAGGCCCTCGTCGGGGCCGTGCGTACGCGTCTCGCCGGGTCGGGCGTCCAGGTCATGAAGATCTCCGTCATCGCGGGCAACGCCGGCGCCCTGCGCTTCTACCAGCGGGAAGGCGCCGTCGACTTCGTGCGGACGCTGGTCATGCCCGTCCCGGGGTGA
- a CDS encoding DMT family transporter, translated as MRWVLLAAVAPVAWGANYYVTKAALPPGDPLYGGAIRAVPAGLLLFALRRKLPRGAWWWRSALLGVLNAGGFFALVYLAAQRLPTSTAATVMAASPLVMALIAWPLIAERPRAAHLLGAAVGIGGVCLMLWGGSDGADPLGVAASVGAMLLSALGYVLAKRWGAGVDVLASTCWQLLAGGLLLLPFAAVFEGAPPALGARALLGFGYVAVIATAVAFTAWFAALRHLPAATVGLVGLLNPVTGVLLGTAVAHEPLTARQLAGLPLVLAGVLLGRPGAAPARRPRPAVTPPAAAEPYGSGPAEPATRPRIFAPARRPSAPTAVGPASRTAPGPLAARRPWRRRPPS; from the coding sequence ATGCGATGGGTGCTGCTCGCGGCGGTCGCCCCGGTGGCCTGGGGTGCGAACTACTACGTCACCAAGGCGGCGCTGCCCCCGGGCGACCCGCTCTACGGCGGAGCGATCAGGGCGGTACCCGCCGGGCTGCTGCTCTTCGCGTTGCGCCGCAAGCTCCCCCGCGGCGCGTGGTGGTGGCGGTCGGCCCTGCTCGGAGTGCTCAACGCCGGCGGCTTCTTCGCCCTGGTCTACCTCGCCGCGCAGCGCCTGCCGACCAGCACCGCCGCGACCGTCATGGCGGCCTCGCCCCTGGTGATGGCGCTGATCGCCTGGCCGCTGATCGCCGAACGCCCGCGCGCCGCACACCTCTTGGGCGCCGCAGTCGGCATCGGCGGGGTCTGCCTGATGCTGTGGGGCGGCTCGGACGGCGCCGACCCGCTGGGCGTGGCGGCCTCCGTGGGCGCGATGCTGCTGTCCGCGCTCGGCTACGTGCTCGCCAAGCGCTGGGGCGCCGGCGTCGACGTACTGGCCTCCACCTGCTGGCAGTTGCTCGCCGGCGGCCTGCTCCTGCTGCCCTTCGCGGCGGTCTTCGAGGGCGCGCCGCCCGCCCTCGGCGCCCGGGCGCTGCTCGGCTTCGGGTACGTCGCCGTGATCGCCACCGCCGTCGCCTTCACGGCCTGGTTCGCGGCGCTGCGGCATCTGCCCGCCGCCACCGTCGGCCTGGTCGGGCTGCTCAATCCGGTGACCGGCGTGCTGCTCGGCACCGCGGTCGCCCACGAGCCGCTCACCGCGCGCCAACTCGCCGGCCTGCCACTCGTCCTGGCCGGTGTCCTGCTCGGCCGTCCGGGCGCGGCCCCCGCCCGCCGCCCGCGCCCGGCCGTCACGCCACCAGCCGCGGCCGAACCGTACGGGAGCGGCCCCGCCGAACCGGCCACCCGCCCACGGATCTTCGCCCCCGCCCGCCGCCCGTCCGCCCCGACGGCGGTCGGACCCGCATCCCGGACCGCGCCCGGCCCGCTCGCCGCCCGGCGCCCGTGGCGACGGCGCCCTCCGTCATGA
- a CDS encoding MarR family winged helix-turn-helix transcriptional regulator encodes MPAHPAEPADPGGPAAPGDPGDAGAPGTRRPLDHIGRIQAAWARERPEIDVSPQGVIGRLHRVAGLLTEQLCVVYRRFGLSEGEFDVLAALRRAGPRYERAPGELAAHTMVTTGAMTKRIDRLERGGLVTRRRASDDGRGRVVGLTPAGRALIDQAFAEHMRNERRLLDALPPGDAAHLEALLTSWLAEIEPPRDA; translated from the coding sequence ATGCCCGCGCACCCCGCAGAACCGGCCGACCCAGGCGGCCCGGCCGCCCCCGGTGACCCTGGTGACGCCGGCGCCCCCGGCACCCGCCGCCCCCTGGACCACATCGGCCGTATCCAGGCCGCATGGGCCCGCGAGCGGCCCGAGATCGACGTCTCGCCGCAGGGCGTCATCGGGCGGCTGCACCGCGTCGCCGGGCTGCTCACCGAGCAGTTGTGCGTCGTCTACCGCCGATTCGGCCTGAGCGAGGGCGAGTTCGACGTGCTCGCCGCCCTGCGCCGGGCCGGCCCGCGGTACGAACGCGCACCCGGCGAGCTGGCCGCGCACACCATGGTCACGACCGGCGCGATGACGAAGCGGATCGACCGGCTGGAGCGCGGCGGCCTCGTCACCCGCCGCCGCGCCTCCGACGACGGGCGCGGCCGCGTGGTCGGACTCACCCCGGCCGGACGCGCGTTGATCGACCAGGCGTTCGCCGAGCACATGCGGAACGAACGGCGCCTCCTGGACGCGCTCCCGCCCGGCGACGCCGCCCACCTGGAGGCCCTCCTGACCTCCTGGCTCGCCGAGATCGAACCCCCGCGCGACGCGTAG
- a CDS encoding HAD family hydrolase, which produces MFSSDHVGAVFFDVDGTLVPGTSSSVFLAGFLGHRDELAEAEAAYACGALDNRQVSELDAAGWAGTPEERVNGWLDGLPLVTGIAETVAWCRRNELLPVLATLAWSPVGGHLADRFGFHAFCGPRLETADGRFTGRVARHFDEHDKRDFARAQARESGLSLRSCAAVGDSRSDLPLFASVGLSVAFNGSAGARAAATATVDDDDLRSVLPVLGRLVTAARR; this is translated from the coding sequence GTGTTCTCCTCCGACCACGTGGGCGCCGTGTTCTTCGACGTCGACGGCACCCTCGTCCCCGGTACGAGTTCGTCGGTCTTCCTGGCCGGATTCCTCGGCCACCGCGACGAGTTGGCCGAGGCCGAGGCCGCATACGCCTGCGGCGCCCTGGACAACCGGCAGGTCTCCGAGCTGGATGCCGCGGGCTGGGCGGGTACGCCCGAGGAACGGGTCAACGGCTGGCTCGACGGGCTTCCCCTGGTCACGGGCATCGCGGAGACCGTGGCCTGGTGCCGGCGGAACGAGCTGCTGCCCGTGCTGGCGACCCTCGCCTGGTCTCCGGTCGGCGGCCACCTGGCCGACCGCTTCGGCTTCCACGCGTTCTGCGGGCCGCGGCTGGAGACCGCGGACGGCCGGTTCACGGGCCGGGTCGCCCGTCACTTCGACGAGCACGACAAGCGGGACTTCGCCCGCGCGCAGGCGCGAGAGTCGGGGCTGTCCCTCCGTTCCTGCGCAGCCGTCGGGGACAGCCGCTCCGACCTGCCGCTGTTCGCATCCGTCGGGTTGAGCGTGGCGTTCAACGGCTCGGCGGGCGCGCGGGCGGCGGCCACCGCCACCGTGGACGATGACGACCTGCGAAGCGTGCTTCCCGTCCTGGGCCGCCTGGTCACGGCCGCTCGCCGATGA
- a CDS encoding alpha/beta hydrolase, which produces MSSVSTVPDPTSWEIPPSLNPRGTVLLLPGRGEDPRLYERFGARIAADAYRVRAVADPSRWPREAARQVKEALAEGEPAKPLVLAGSDAGALFAVGLVAAGEVEVDALVLAGLPTKDVEAAQPADWSEELGSRTACPTHQGRLAEPGRLERGALYAPLPREWYDRADLSKVSVPVLGLHGAADPVSPPAAARTAYAAAPRAELVTLADGRHDAFNDISHRTAAATVVLFLERLRLGADLAPIASSEELPR; this is translated from the coding sequence ATGAGCTCCGTGAGCACCGTGCCCGACCCCACGTCATGGGAGATCCCGCCGTCGCTGAACCCGCGCGGCACCGTGCTGCTGCTGCCGGGCCGCGGCGAGGACCCGCGGCTGTACGAGCGGTTCGGCGCGCGGATCGCCGCGGACGCCTACCGGGTGCGGGCGGTGGCCGACCCGAGCAGGTGGCCGCGGGAGGCGGCGCGTCAGGTGAAGGAGGCGTTGGCGGAAGGGGAGCCGGCGAAGCCGCTGGTACTGGCGGGGTCGGACGCGGGCGCGCTGTTCGCGGTGGGCCTGGTGGCGGCCGGTGAGGTGGAGGTCGACGCGCTGGTGCTGGCCGGGCTTCCGACGAAGGACGTGGAGGCGGCCCAACCCGCCGACTGGTCCGAGGAGTTGGGCTCGCGCACCGCGTGCCCCACCCACCAGGGCCGGCTGGCCGAGCCGGGGCGGCTGGAGCGCGGCGCGCTGTACGCGCCGCTGCCGCGGGAGTGGTACGACCGCGCGGACCTGTCGAAGGTCTCCGTGCCGGTGCTCGGTCTGCACGGCGCGGCCGACCCGGTCAGCCCGCCGGCCGCCGCGCGCACGGCGTACGCGGCCGCGCCCCGCGCGGAGTTGGTGACGCTCGCCGACGGACGGCACGACGCGTTCAACGACATCTCGCACCGCACCGCCGCCGCGACCGTGGTGCTGTTCCTGGAACGGCTGCGGCTCGGCGCGGACTTGGCACCCATCGCGAGCTCCGAAGAGCTGCCCCGATGA
- a CDS encoding ketopantoate reductase family protein — translation MSGDAAGPGPAPVRYVVIGAGAVGVTLAAGLHRTGADVLLVARGRQLAALRSGRLRLVRPDGAAADASSHAVAVAVAEPESDADVAPERVGPEGGLR, via the coding sequence ATGAGCGGCGACGCGGCCGGACCGGGCCCGGCTCCCGTGCGCTACGTGGTCATCGGCGCGGGCGCGGTGGGCGTCACGCTCGCCGCCGGGCTGCACCGCACGGGCGCCGACGTGCTGCTGGTGGCCCGCGGCCGGCAACTCGCCGCGCTGCGCTCGGGCCGGCTGCGGCTGGTGCGGCCGGACGGCGCCGCGGCCGATGCGTCGTCCCATGCCGTTGCCGTTGCCGTTGCCGAGCCCGAGTCCGATGCCGACGTCGCACCCGAACGCGTCGGCCCCGAAGGGGGATTGCGATGA
- a CDS encoding ABC transporter permease codes for MSTSEMSRPPNAATAGTGTGTGCPATPEGGARLSKEPPEDTGPVAPPANDGDQSAESSGDVETIRPAHERRRRQVPRPLRRASGPVGALLLWWLLSATGVLSPDTLASPVRVFHKGWNLAADGQLGSAIRVSTQRVIEGFLIGAVAGTALALLAGLFRLGEDLIDSTVGMLRALPWVGLIPLFIVWFGIDEKPKIALVVIAVTFPLYFNIYAGIRGVDPQLVEAGTVLGLTRWGQIRHIVLPGALPGALVGLRYALGSAWLALVFAEQINASNGIGYLMNNAEQFFQTDVIVVCLVVYAVLGLISDLIVRLCTKYLLSWRASFDGA; via the coding sequence ATGAGCACGAGTGAGATGTCCCGCCCGCCGAACGCCGCGACTGCCGGCACCGGCACCGGCACCGGCTGTCCCGCCACGCCAGAAGGCGGCGCGCGCCTGTCGAAGGAGCCGCCGGAGGACACCGGCCCCGTCGCGCCACCCGCGAACGACGGCGACCAGAGCGCCGAGAGCAGCGGCGACGTGGAGACGATCCGGCCGGCCCACGAGCGGCGCCGCCGCCAGGTGCCGCGGCCCCTGCGCCGGGCCTCGGGCCCGGTCGGCGCACTGCTGCTGTGGTGGCTGCTCAGCGCGACCGGGGTGCTCTCGCCCGACACCCTCGCCTCCCCGGTGCGGGTCTTCCACAAGGGCTGGAACCTGGCCGCCGACGGCCAACTCGGCTCCGCGATAAGGGTGTCCACCCAGCGCGTGATCGAGGGCTTCCTGATCGGCGCGGTCGCGGGCACCGCGCTGGCCCTGCTCGCCGGGCTGTTCCGGCTCGGCGAGGACCTGATCGACTCCACCGTCGGCATGCTGCGCGCGCTGCCCTGGGTGGGCCTGATCCCGCTGTTCATCGTCTGGTTCGGCATCGACGAGAAGCCCAAGATCGCGCTCGTGGTGATCGCGGTGACCTTCCCGCTGTACTTCAACATCTACGCCGGAATCCGTGGCGTGGACCCCCAACTGGTCGAGGCGGGAACGGTGTTGGGCCTCACCCGCTGGGGCCAGATTCGGCACATCGTGCTGCCGGGCGCGCTGCCCGGCGCCCTGGTCGGCCTGCGCTACGCCCTCGGCAGCGCCTGGCTCGCCCTGGTCTTCGCCGAGCAGATCAACGCGAGCAACGGCATCGGCTACCTCATGAACAACGCCGAGCAGTTCTTCCAGACCGACGTGATCGTGGTCTGCCTGGTGGTCTACGCGGTGCTCGGCCTGATCAGCGACCTGATCGTGCGGCTCTGCACCAAGTACCTGCTGTCCTGGCGCGCATCCTTCGACGGAGCATGA
- a CDS encoding ABC transporter ATP-binding protein: protein MTMTTPTAQTHPTADTSEARTADGTGTGARPDTSVRVRGLVRAFDRRRVVDGLDLDIRPGEFVALLGHSGCGKSTLLRVLAGLDRDIEGTVTVPRRRAVAFQAPRLLPWKRVWRNVVLGLPGRADRALAERYLAEVGLTERAAVWPKTLSGGEAQRVSLARALVRQPDLLLLDEPFGALDALTRTNAQRLVGELWSRHNCGVLLVTHDVEEAVLLADRVLVMRDGRIAHEAVVDLPRPRDIGAPEFVALRTSLLARLGVGPHDPNDPADPAGPADPADFADPADA from the coding sequence ATGACGATGACGACTCCCACCGCACAGACTCACCCGACCGCGGACACATCAGAGGCCCGCACCGCGGACGGGACCGGCACCGGTGCCCGCCCCGACACCTCCGTACGCGTCCGGGGCCTGGTCCGCGCCTTCGACCGGCGCCGGGTCGTCGACGGGCTCGACCTCGACATCCGGCCGGGCGAGTTCGTCGCCCTGCTCGGGCACAGCGGGTGCGGCAAGAGCACCCTGCTGCGGGTGCTGGCCGGCCTCGACCGCGACATCGAGGGCACCGTCACGGTGCCGCGGCGCCGCGCGGTGGCCTTCCAGGCGCCCCGGCTGCTGCCGTGGAAACGGGTGTGGCGCAACGTCGTACTGGGCCTGCCCGGCCGCGCCGACCGCGCGCTCGCCGAGCGCTACCTCGCCGAGGTCGGCCTGACCGAGCGTGCCGCCGTGTGGCCGAAGACGCTGTCCGGCGGCGAGGCGCAGCGCGTGTCGCTGGCCCGCGCGCTGGTACGGCAACCCGACCTGCTGCTGCTCGACGAGCCGTTCGGCGCGCTCGACGCGCTGACCAGGACCAACGCCCAAAGGTTGGTGGGCGAGTTGTGGTCCCGGCACAACTGCGGGGTCCTGCTGGTCACCCACGACGTGGAGGAGGCCGTACTGCTCGCCGACCGGGTGCTGGTCATGCGGGACGGCCGGATCGCCCACGAGGCGGTGGTCGACCTGCCCCGGCCACGCGACATCGGCGCACCCGAGTTCGTCGCGTTGCGTACGTCGCTGCTCGCCCGCCTCGGCGTCGGCCCGCACGACCCGAACGACCCGGCAGACCCCGCAGGCCCGGCCGACCCGGCCGACTTCGCAGACCCCGCCGACGCGTAG